In the Candidatus Cloacimonadota bacterium genome, one interval contains:
- a CDS encoding CRTAC1 family protein codes for FDGDLFPDLYLANYERWEILDSEPDFLFHNEGNGKFSDVTESQKIVPPFKENQAGRGVNWGDFDNDGDLDIFVSNYRLDKNFLWNNQERKAFENVAEQAGVEGNYVDEWFGHTIGSEWGDFDNDGDMDLICANLAHPRFIDFSDMTMLFVNDLKHEKFIDSRESAGITYDECHSDPSWGDINSDGYLDLFITSIYPNRRSYLYLNNGDKTFTDISYLAGVRTFNSWGAAFSDYDNDGDLDLLVCSSEGIHLFRNESKGQNWLGVQILDKNGKTPIIGTRVEVTQDKLRQIREVQGGKGTTNQHSQTLYFGFPNKDNVDIKVRYLDRKEMSLQNQKLNQVVKIVYE; via the coding sequence ATTTTGATGGAGACCTTTTTCCGGATTTGTATTTAGCAAATTATGAACGCTGGGAGATTCTTGATAGTGAACCAGATTTCCTATTTCATAACGAAGGAAATGGTAAATTTTCTGATGTGACAGAATCGCAAAAGATTGTCCCACCATTTAAGGAAAATCAAGCTGGTAGGGGAGTGAACTGGGGAGATTTTGATAATGATGGTGACCTTGATATCTTTGTATCAAATTACAGATTAGATAAGAATTTTCTCTGGAATAATCAGGAAAGAAAAGCTTTTGAAAATGTTGCTGAACAAGCTGGAGTTGAAGGAAACTATGTTGATGAATGGTTTGGGCATACGATAGGTTCTGAATGGGGTGATTTTGATAACGACGGAGATATGGATTTGATTTGTGCTAACCTTGCTCATCCAAGATTTATAGATTTTTCTGATATGACAATGCTATTTGTTAATGACTTGAAACATGAAAAATTTATTGATAGCAGAGAATCTGCTGGCATTACTTATGATGAATGCCACAGCGACCCTTCCTGGGGAGATATTAATAGCGATGGCTATCTTGACCTATTTATTACATCAATATATCCCAACCGTAGAAGCTATCTTTATCTAAATAATGGTGATAAAACTTTTACTGATATTTCATATTTGGCTGGTGTGCGAACTTTCAATTCTTGGGGAGCTGCATTTTCAGATTATGACAATGATGGTGATTTAGATTTGCTGGTTTGTAGCAGTGAAGGTATTCATCTATTCAGAAATGAAAGTAAAGGTCAAAACTGGCTGGGAGTACAAATTTTAGATAAAAATGGGAAGACTCCAATTATTGGTACACGAGTTGAAGTTACACAAGACAAATTAAGACAGATTCGTGAAGTTCAAGGTGGAAAAGGTACAACAAATCAGCATAGTCAGACATTGTATTTTGGTTTTCCCAATAAGGATAATGTTGATATAAAAGTGAGATATTTGGATAGGAAAGAGATGAGTTTGCAAAATCAGAAATTAAATCAGGTAGTAAAGATAGTGTATGAATAA
- the miaA gene encoding tRNA (adenosine(37)-N6)-dimethylallyltransferase MiaA, giving the protein MKKIIVICGPTAVGKTELSIKLAKKFPLEIISADSRQIYRFMNIGTAKPKPDILAEIPHHLIDIKNPDEKYTAGDFTKDADRIISKIYERGKIPFIVGGTGFYIKSLLYGLCRTPKIPINIRMDLQKQVKEKGSQYYYEELKIIDPIAAEKIHPNDSKKIIRALEVYQFTGNPLSKFWKEFELNKRYNHFTIYLTEDRQILYKRINDRIDKMISDGLLNETKNLIRKGFTEESVGMNSLGYKELLSYINNKSDWDTTVNLIKQHMRNYAKRQFTWFAKQEIDLTINASNLNLLSIEEKIAKFLKS; this is encoded by the coding sequence ATGAAGAAAATAATTGTAATTTGCGGTCCAACAGCTGTTGGAAAAACAGAGCTTTCAATAAAACTGGCAAAAAAATTCCCTCTGGAAATTATCTCTGCTGATTCAAGGCAGATTTACAGATTTATGAATATTGGAACTGCAAAACCAAAGCCAGATATTCTTGCTGAAATTCCTCACCATCTTATTGATATTAAAAATCCAGATGAAAAATACACAGCAGGGGATTTTACAAAAGATGCTGATAGGATTATATCTAAAATATACGAAAGAGGAAAAATCCCTTTTATTGTTGGCGGTACAGGTTTTTATATCAAATCACTTTTATATGGATTATGTAGGACTCCAAAAATTCCAATAAATATCAGAATGGATTTGCAAAAACAGGTAAAGGAGAAAGGCTCACAATACTATTATGAAGAATTGAAAATAATTGACCCAATTGCAGCAGAAAAGATTCATCCTAATGATTCCAAAAAAATAATTCGGGCACTTGAAGTTTATCAATTTACTGGCAACCCATTATCCAAATTTTGGAAGGAATTTGAATTAAATAAAAGATATAACCATTTTACGATTTATCTAACCGAAGACAGACAAATTTTATATAAAAGAATAAATGACCGGATTGATAAGATGATTTCTGATGGGCTTCTTAATGAGACGAAAAATCTTATTAGAAAGGGTTTCACTGAAGAAAGCGTTGGGATGAATTCACTCGGATATAAAGAATTATTAAGTTATATTAATAATAAATCAGATTGGGATACAACTGTAAATTTAATAAAACAACACATGAGGAATTATGCCAAAAGACAATTTACTTGGTTTGCAAAACAGGAAATAGATTTGACAATAAATGCATCAAATCTTAACTTATTAAGTATAGAAGAAAAAATAGCAAAATTTTTAAAGAGTTAA